A segment of the Maridesulfovibrio zosterae DSM 11974 genome:
TGTTGAACGAATAAAACAACTTTATAAACGTAAAGTTGTATCTAAGTCTGAACTGGATCAGGCTGACGCTGATTTTAAATCTTTTCAAGCTCAGCTTAACGCCTCAGATAAAATGCTTGATATTGCCCGTAAAAAAGTACGTTATACTATTCTTAAAGCTCCATTTGACGGTTGGGTCGGAGCTGTTCATGTAAATGTTCACCAGAATGTCCAGTCCGGTCAGCCTGTTGTTGCTTTTAATGCTGGAAAGCAGATGAAAATGTATATTTCTCTTCCGGATACCATTATTTCTTCTGTTTCAGAAGGTGAAAAGGTTCATGTTACTTTTGATGCTTTACCAGACGTGGTTATGGATGGCGTGATTATGGAGATTGGTATCGGGACAAATAGCGGTGCTTCATTTCCTGTTAAAGTTTATCTGGATAATTCTAAGCAGCTGATACGCAGCGGGATGTCCGGGAATGTGCAGTTTTCCGGTCGTTCAGCAAACAGCAGTGTTTTTGTCGCTCCGTCTGCTGTTGTAGGTAATCCTGATGGTAGCAAGCATGTTTGGGTAGTTGATAATGGTTCAATTGTCCGCAGCCGTGAAGTTGAGGTTGGTTCACTTTCAAAACGTGGCGTTCAGGTTATTAAAGGACTTAAATCCGGTGAAATCGTCGTTATCCGCGGTGTGCATTCTCTTAAAGATGGTATGCAGGTTCGTCAGATGGGAGGTCTCTCGTGAATCTTGCCAGATGGTGTATTGAAAACAACCGTACTTCTATCGCTATATTCCTGCTGATCGCGCTCGGCGGTATAATGACTTTTATCAATATACCAAAAGCCGAGGACCCGGACTTTATTATCCGCACGGCTGTGGTGAGTACTGTTTTTCCCGGCGCTTCTCCTCAAAGGGTAGAGGAATTAGTCACTGATAAGCTTGAGGAAAAGATTAGAGAGATTGATGTTATTAAGAACGTCAAATCACAATCTATGACAGGCCTTTCCATTATTGAAGTGGAATTTCAAGATAATCTAAAAAATATGGAACCAATCTGGCAGAAGTTGCGTAATAAAGTCGCTGATGCTCAGCCTACTTTGCCTCCTGAAGCCATGACTCCTGTGATTAA
Coding sequences within it:
- a CDS encoding efflux RND transporter periplasmic adaptor subunit translates to MKKYTLVLMLLLALALTGCKEKPVSEQEVLRPVKTMQIGSSASSRQWVFSGTAEDALQSDLSFRVGGKIVSFPGDQIGKKFRAGEVIAKLDPADYELTVRQNESNLEQVRANFIRAKADVERIKQLYKRKVVSKSELDQADADFKSFQAQLNASDKMLDIARKKVRYTILKAPFDGWVGAVHVNVHQNVQSGQPVVAFNAGKQMKMYISLPDTIISSVSEGEKVHVTFDALPDVVMDGVIMEIGIGTNSGASFPVKVYLDNSKQLIRSGMSGNVQFSGRSANSSVFVAPSAVVGNPDGSKHVWVVDNGSIVRSREVEVGSLSKRGVQVIKGLKSGEIVVIRGVHSLKDGMQVRQMGGLS